From a single Amphiprion ocellaris isolate individual 3 ecotype Okinawa chromosome 18, ASM2253959v1, whole genome shotgun sequence genomic region:
- the LOC111572494 gene encoding LOW QUALITY PROTEIN: uncharacterized protein LOC111572494 (The sequence of the model RefSeq protein was modified relative to this genomic sequence to represent the inferred CDS: deleted 1 base in 1 codon), which produces MTWMTENIHRFIHTHFGADTLRRVREYERLARKVADYRNHLRFNLCCRQKRIFPKSLWLTSTVKGHKAESILKRAKKQLLNERVRQVHFTIDVLRSKIDALEEGLEAVLPGHVWEAVSKHTETAQMAQHAKGKERQTRKFQNLESRFYSSRGEQEWAKIQSSEGRTGGSPSQAATQSKTAELDTYDKWVKNLSDRELTPAERGVLAKGLNFAVTPDELPVVDLVTATESAIRNNRLSETEAEQIRLKVSAALSSAKLPPSNISAQEKRALITLQKDPNITILPADKGRCTVILNTADYHSKVSSLLCDSATYETLKRDPTNTYKLKVVNCLQKLEKGQIIDRALYYKLYPGDAIPCIYGLPKIHKEGAPLRPIVSSINSVTYNIAKYLATILSPLVGDTPHHIRNSMDFTNKVRKISLDPEETMVSYDVTSLFTCIPTGDAIQTVKRKLLLDNSLSERTNLSPEQVCDLLNLCLSTTYFQYNNGFYRQKHGCAMGSPVSPIVANLYMEEMEIVALRTFSGHSPRHWFRYVDDTWVTIRKGEVEPFTEHLNSVDKNIKFTREDVQDNCLAFLDCVVRIETNGELNTEVYRKPTHTDQYLLFDSHHPLEHKLGVIRTLKHRAQNIPSEADGKRREHKHIHSALQTCGYPNWAFIKTAKKRREDKKDEDHKKRNNIVIPYVAGISEKLSRIFNTHQIPIHFKPSNTLRQKLVHPKDKIPREKQSNVVYTVQCNEECSDLYIGETKQPLHKRMAQHRRATTTGQDSAVHLHLKEKGHSFDDHKVRILAREDRWFERGVKEAIHVKLERPSLNRGGGLRHHLSPTYNAVLRALPRRCSHLSHLQSGDPQPPS; this is translated from the exons atgacctggatgactgagaacatccacagatttattcatACTCATTTTGGGGCGGACACCCTGCGGAGGGTGCGGGAGTATGAGAGACTGGCGAGGAAAGTGGCGGATTACAGGAACCACCTGCGGTTCAACCTGTGTTGCAGGCAAAAAAGGATCTTTCCCAAAAGCTTATGGCTCACCTCCACGGTGAAAGGCCACAAAGCAGAAAGCATCCTAAAGAGGGCAAAGAAA CAACTCCTCAATGAGAGAGTTAGACAGGTTCATTTTACGATCGATGTCCTACGATCAAAAATTGATGCGTTGGAGGAAGGGCTGGAGGCAGTCCTTCCTGGGCATGTTTGGGAAGCCGTttccaaacacacagagacagcacAGATGGCGCAGCATGCTAAGGGCAAAGAAAGGCAAACACGGAAATTTCAGAACCTTGAGTCCCGGTTCTATAGTTCCAGGGGGGAACAAGAATGGGCCAAAATACAGAGCTCTGAAGGAAGGACTGGCGGCAGTCCTTCCCAGGCGGCCACACAGAGCAAAACAGCGGAACTGGACACCTATGACAAATGGGTTAAGAATTTGTCAGACAGAGAGCTCACTCCAGCCGAGCGGGGGGTCCTTGCCAAAGGACTGAACTTTGCAGTCACACCAGATGAGTTACCGGTGGTGGACTTGGTGACGGCCACAGAATCGGCCATTAGGAACAATAGGTTGTCAGAGACAGAGGCGGAACAGATCAGGCTTAAGGTGTCGGCAGCACTCTCCAGTGCCAAGTTACCCCCGTCCAACATCTCCGCACAGGAGAAACGGGCACTGATAACTCTGCAGAAGGATCCCAACATCACAATCCTACCTGCAGATAAGGGGAGATGTACTGTTATCCTTAACACAGCTGACTATCACTCAAAGGTCAGCAGCCTCCTATGTGACTCAGCAACTTATGAGACCCTAAAACGAGACCCCACCAACACCTACAAACTCAAAGTGGTTAACTGCCtgcaaaaactggagaaaggTCAGATCATCGACCGGGCCCTGTACTACAAACTCTATCCAGGCGATGCTATCCCTTGCATATACGGGctgccaaaaattcacaaagaggGCGCCCCTCTGAGACCAATTGTAAGCAGCATCAACTCTGTGACATACAACATTGCTAAGTATCTTGCCACCATCCTTTCCCCATTGGTGGGGGACACCCCCCACCACATAAGGAACTCGATGGACTTTAcaaacaaggtcagaaaaatcagcttagaccctgaggaaactatggtttcatatgacgtgacttcgctttttacttgcattcccactggagatgcaatacagacagtaaagagaaaactgttgcttgacaactctctgtctgagaggaccaacctctcccccgaacaggtgtgtgacctccttaacctttgcctcagcaccacttatttccagtacaacaatggtttctacaggcaaaaacacggctgtgccatgggatcccctgtatcccccattgtagctaacctgtacatggaagaaatggagattgtggcactgagaacattcagtggccactccccgaggcactggttcagatatgtggatgacacatgggtcaccatcaggaagggtgaggtcgaacctttcacagaacacctcaactcggtggataaaaacatcaagttcacaagagaggatgtccaagacaactgtctggcgtttctagattgcgtggtacgcattgaaaccaatggggaactcaacactgaggtctacagaaaacccactcacacagaccagtacctcctgtttgattcacaccacccactagaacacaagttgggggtgatccgtaccttaaagcacagagcacagaacatcccatcagaagcggatggaaaaagaagggaacacaaacatattcactctgctcttcaaacttgtggctatccaaactgggcttttatcaaaacagcaaaaaagcgcagggaggataagaaagacgaggaccacaaaaagagaaacaacattgtcatcccctatgtggcaggaatttcagagaaactcagtaggatctttaacacccaccagatcccaatacacttcaagcccagcaacactctgaggcaaaagctggtccatcccaaggacaaaattccaagggagaaacagagcaatgtggtgtacacagtgcagtgcaatgaggaatgctctgacctgtacattggagagactaagcagccattacacaagcgcatggcacaacacaggagggccacgaccacaggccaggactcagcagtccacctccacctcaaggagaaggggcactcctttgatgaccacaaggtgcgcattctagccagagaggacagatggtttgagagaggggtaaaagaagccattcatgtcaaactagaacggccatctttgaacagaggagggggcctcagacaccacttgtctcccacttacaacgccgttcttagagccctcccaaggaggtgcagccatctgtcccacttgcagtcaggtgacccccaaccaccctcctag